From Bacillus mesophilus, one genomic window encodes:
- the ablA gene encoding lysine 2,3-aminomutase gives MKHDVFKPSRHWKDIELWKGVTEEQWNDWLWQLTNTIRTLDDLRKVIDLTPEEEEGVKIATKTIPLNITPYYASLMNPQDPRCPIRMQSVPLSKEIMKTKYDLEDPLHEDEDSPTPGLTHRYPDRVLFLVTNQCSMYCRYCTRRRFSGQIGMGVPKKQLDQAIAYIKSNPDVRDVLISGGDGLLINDQILEYVLKNLRDIPHVEIIRIGTRAPVVFPQRITEKLCEILKKYHPVWLNTHFNTSIEITEESKKACEMLVNAGVPVGNQSVILAGINDSVPIMKKLMHDLVKIRVRPYYIYQCDLSEGIGHFRAPVSKGLEIMEGLRGHTSGYAVPTFVVDSPGGGGKISLQPNYLISQSADKVVLRNFEGVITSYPEPQNYVAGTADDYFKGVYPDYEKYKSNIGIAGVMNDQKFNLVPEDLQRLDRREKYQEDPTHSSLKDKRDKRDEMKEKKFKVEQKKYSERPTANE, from the coding sequence GTGAAACATGATGTATTTAAACCAAGTCGTCACTGGAAGGATATAGAACTCTGGAAGGGTGTCACTGAGGAACAATGGAATGATTGGTTGTGGCAATTAACGAATACAATCCGAACCTTGGATGATTTACGAAAGGTAATTGATCTAACACCTGAAGAGGAAGAGGGTGTTAAAATTGCCACCAAAACAATACCGCTTAATATTACTCCCTATTATGCTTCACTAATGAATCCACAAGATCCAAGATGTCCAATTCGCATGCAGTCCGTGCCTCTTTCGAAGGAAATCATGAAAACCAAATATGACTTAGAAGATCCACTTCATGAGGATGAAGATTCTCCTACTCCTGGATTGACACATCGTTATCCAGATCGTGTTTTATTTCTAGTAACCAATCAGTGTTCCATGTACTGCAGATATTGTACAAGAAGAAGGTTCTCGGGACAAATAGGCATGGGTGTACCAAAGAAACAATTGGACCAAGCAATTGCCTATATTAAGAGCAACCCTGATGTACGAGATGTACTTATTTCGGGTGGAGACGGTTTATTAATTAATGATCAAATTCTAGAATACGTCTTGAAAAATTTACGTGATATTCCCCATGTAGAAATCATTCGAATTGGCACTCGAGCACCGGTCGTGTTTCCACAAAGAATTACCGAAAAGCTCTGTGAAATACTCAAGAAATACCATCCAGTCTGGCTTAATACACATTTCAATACATCCATCGAAATTACTGAGGAATCAAAAAAAGCCTGTGAGATGCTAGTAAATGCGGGTGTGCCAGTTGGAAATCAGTCCGTAATCTTGGCAGGGATAAACGATAGTGTCCCGATCATGAAAAAGCTCATGCATGATTTAGTAAAAATCAGAGTAAGACCTTACTATATATACCAGTGTGACCTATCAGAGGGAATTGGACATTTTAGAGCACCTGTCTCAAAGGGATTAGAAATTATGGAAGGCCTTAGAGGGCACACGTCTGGTTATGCAGTCCCGACCTTCGTTGTCGATAGTCCTGGAGGTGGTGGAAAGATTTCTTTACAGCCTAATTATTTGATTTCACAGAGTGCGGATAAAGTGGTGTTGAGGAATTTTGAAGGAGTAATAACTTCTTATCCAGAACCACAGAACTACGTGGCAGGTACGGCAGATGATTATTTCAAAGGGGTTTATCCTGATTATGAAAAATATAAGTCTAATATAGGGATTGCTGGTGTCATGAACGACCAGAAGTTTAATCTGGTGCCAGAAGATTTACAGCGACTAGATCGAAGAGAAAAGTATCAGGAGGATCCGACCCATTCTTCCCTAAAAGATAAACGAGATAAACGAGATGAGATGAAGGAAAAGAAATTTAAGGTAGAACAGAAGAAGTACTCTGAAAGGCCGACTGCTAATGAGTAG